A single window of Micrococcaceae bacterium Sec5.1 DNA harbors:
- the solA gene encoding N-methyl-L-tryptophan oxidase: protein MDGKLAVIGLGSIGSMALWQASRLSDSVVGFETHTPAHGRSAVGGDTRLFRMIYRGSPALYPILERSRDLWAELEAETGQDILTRCGGLSIGTTDGPYLRSVLETARTNGAAHQILSREEMAERYPQHNLRADDSAVFDPNAGVLRTDRAVTAAIAAAQANGATVLNNTPVTGIRETNDGVVVTSEDSTWTFENVIVASGGWSRRLMPDYLKAHTETRRVFLSWFVARDAAQFTPEKFPTFSWMYEDRSMYGAPTVDGVTVKATLDGRGTVTTDPDAFPRELTTAEIADTLETVTEFLPGLAPSIIRSDAFPDLYTEDRNPLLGWLGRSSRIYGATGFSGGGFKNATGFGHIAAYEALGKQSLDGLEFVRPERFRTS from the coding sequence CGGAAGCATGGCACTCTGGCAGGCCTCCCGTCTTTCCGATTCCGTGGTCGGTTTCGAAACACACACCCCGGCCCATGGACGCAGCGCCGTAGGCGGCGACACCCGGCTGTTCCGCATGATTTATCGTGGCAGCCCGGCGCTCTACCCCATCCTGGAGCGTTCACGGGATCTCTGGGCGGAACTCGAGGCAGAAACCGGACAGGACATCCTCACCCGCTGTGGCGGACTCTCCATCGGCACCACCGATGGGCCATACCTCCGCAGCGTCCTGGAGACTGCCCGCACAAATGGGGCTGCACACCAGATCCTGAGCCGTGAGGAAATGGCTGAACGCTACCCGCAGCACAACCTCCGGGCTGACGACTCCGCGGTGTTCGACCCCAACGCAGGGGTCCTACGGACCGACCGGGCAGTAACGGCCGCCATCGCCGCTGCACAAGCCAACGGGGCAACGGTCCTTAACAACACTCCTGTTACCGGCATACGGGAAACCAACGACGGCGTCGTCGTCACCTCCGAGGACAGCACCTGGACCTTCGAGAACGTCATCGTCGCCTCAGGGGGCTGGTCACGGCGGCTCATGCCTGACTACCTGAAGGCGCACACGGAAACCCGCAGGGTTTTCCTGAGCTGGTTTGTTGCCCGCGACGCCGCCCAGTTCACCCCGGAGAAGTTCCCCACTTTCAGCTGGATGTACGAGGACCGCTCCATGTACGGGGCACCGACCGTGGACGGCGTTACGGTCAAAGCCACCCTCGACGGCAGGGGCACGGTGACGACGGACCCCGATGCTTTCCCCAGAGAACTCACAACAGCCGAAATTGCCGACACCTTGGAAACCGTCACCGAGTTCTTGCCCGGCCTGGCTCCCAGCATCATCCGCTCCGACGCCTTCCCGGACCTCTACACCGAGGACCGGAACCCGCTGTTGGGCTGGCTCGGCAGGTCAAGCAGGATCTACGGCGCCACAGGCTTCTCCGGTGGCGGATTCAAAAACGCCACGGGTTTCGGCCACATCGCCGCGTACGAAGCGCTCGGAAAACAGTC